The DNA sequence TCTAATACTACATCGAAATCATTGACTGAATATCAATATCCTCAACTTGCGGCTATCAGAACAGCTTTAGTTGATCCAGACACGCCTGATACTGCTAAGACAAGAGAAGCGAAAGACGGATCTAAATGGGAGTTGGTGTTTTCCGATGAATTTAATGCTGAAGGTAGAACATTTTATGACGGTGATGACCAGTTTTGGACAGCTCCTGATATTCACTACGACGCTACAAAGGATCTTGAATGGTACTCACCTGATGCTGTTACGACTACTAATGGTACCCTGACGCTGAGGATGGATGCATTCAAAAACCACGATCTTTATTACAGATCTGGTATGGTGCAGAGCTGGAACAAACTCTGCTTTACAGAAGGTGCTTTAGAGGTTTCCGCGAACCTGCCTAATTATGGTCGCGTTACAGGATTATGGCCTGGTATGTGGACCATGGGGAACTTGGGTAGACCGGGCTATTTGGCAAGTACCCAAGGCGTTTGGCCTTATTCGTATGAAGCATGTGACGCTGGCATAACACCAAACCAAAGTTCTCCAGATGGTATTTCTTATCTACCAGGGCAAAAGTTGAGCGTTTGTACTTGTGATAATGAAGATCACCCAAATCAAGGAGTCGGGAGAGGTGCACCAGAAATAGATATTTTAGAAGGTGAAGCCGATACAATTTTAGGTGTTGGTGTTGCGTCTCAGTCTTTACAAATTGCTCCATTCGATATATGGTATATGCCCGATTATGACTTCATCGAAGTTTACAATTTCACCACTACGACAATGAATACCTATGCTGGCGGTCCTTTTCAACAAGCTGTTTCAGCAATCTCTACCTTGAATATTACTTGGTATGAATTTGGAGAAGAAGCAGGTTATTTCCAAAAGTATGCCATTGAATATCTtaatgatgacgatgacggATATATTCGCTGGTTTGTGGGAGACAACCCTACTTTCACACTTTATGCTACTTCCTTACATCCTAGTGGTAATGTTGACTGGAGGAGAATAAGTAAAGAGCCGATGTCAGCGATTTTGAATTTAGGTATTTCTAACAATTGGGCTTATATTGACTGGCAATACATATTTTTCCCGGTGACAATGTCAATAGATTATGTCAGATTATACCAACCGAAGGGTTCTACGTCCATTACTTGTGATCCAGACGACTATCCGACATATGATTACATCCAAAGTCATTTGAATGCTTATCATAACGCTAATTTAACTAATTGGGAACAGGCTGGATATACTTTCCCAAAGAACGTTTTAACAGGAGATTGTAGTAGTTCAAAATTCTCATTATCCTGAGgttgaattttttccacaaGTTAAAACCGACCATCTGAGCTCGCTCCTTCTCAAGAGACAGTAGTTTCAGCTTGCGGTTATAGTCGGTGGAAGGTCCTAGATTTGGGTAAGGAAGCAACCACGTAGATGGTCTTCCTTTGTAATAATACTATCACGGAGTTTTAAATTAGGGTACGGGTTCAAGTAGTTAGCAGGAATTTTCTGTTGTATCTGATAGCAATATGTCGGTAAGGTGAAGgatttctgaatttttttagtacCAGTTATATTGGAGTAATCATCAGATGAAACGCCTAAGTGGGAGCTGCTCATGAAGCTTTCATGTTCTCAGATCATAAATATCTTCtgtatattttattcttttatAATAATCAATATTTTATGTTAAATCATATTATTATCCATTACTGATTAACTAACCTTATTATTAAAACTGGAAGGATAGGTATGGTGAGAAATGGTGTCTCTGAAGTATGTACTACTTACAGCATATCGTAGtgttcaactttttttttactttttgttatattattgatttttcCATTCTAAAGTTTGAGTCTTGAAAAACTCAGGCGAGAAACTAGAGTATgaagataataaataatcagaagaaattaactTTTCATAGCTTCTGTCTCCTTTATTTCGAACGTTTCAGCGGAAAATTCTTTGAggatttaaaaaataagatataaatattaatatcaatgaaattAACCCATTTTTAAGATAGTGCTTTGCAGTTTCCTTGAGCTCAAGGTTGGATCAAGtgtattcattttttaaacaATATTGAGAATAACAGACAGAAATGACTAGTTCATAAGAGTTTAACCATCAGTCCAGTATTTTCGGTATTGTTGTTGGCGCAAACTTCAGGTGCCTATCAACTCGTGATAACAGTTTAATAGCATTATGCTTTTGCTAGAATACTATCAAATACGCCATTTAGAAATATGGTATAAACTCTGAGACCAGTAGGATAAGATTCGAACCGGTACGAATTAATGGAGGCTCAAACAAGGAGTGACAATGTGTAGAGGGAAGGAGTTATCAAATCCTTTTATGAATTCTCATATCCTACAAGAAAACTGAGATTTGGATGAATATTGAGATAATTGTTAgaattccattgttgctaaaggctataatataggtatacagaatatactagaagttctccttgaggatataggaatctACAAAAGGAATTTATACTTTGTCATTCACTATcttattacattatcaatccttgcatttcagcctccattaaatttgatgatattttctcaATCTCTATGTCGtcttcttacaccgcatgtgatacTGTCCTAGTAACATGAATACTATTCCATAGAaattattagaatttcattccaacagatTCCTATTTTGTAGTAAAGTAATAAATGACTTTTTGAGCCCTTTCCTAATATACTTGTATATACAATACCACGCGCTAAGCAGTACATGTTAACTCGCGGGCGGTTAGTGTAGTGGTTATCATCCCACCCTTCCAAGGTGGGGACACGGGTTCGATTCTCGTACCGCTCATGattactttatttttatattttcttccaatggCAAGTAAATGCAGGAAGCTGAGCTGAATATTGCTTAATTCAAAGTGGTGGGGAGAGAGGCACTTACCACCCCTTAAGAACTCAACTCAGCGgggttttttttgtagtgCCAAGAATATTACAAAGCCGGCAAACTTTCCAAACTCCCCTAACTAACTGTTGTAACCCTTTTTGTACAATTCTGACGCCTTCTTTTTAACGAGCATT is a window from the Saccharomyces paradoxus chromosome VII, complete sequence genome containing:
- the SKN1 gene encoding beta-glucan synthesis-associated protein SKN1 (Protein involved in sphingolipid biosynthesis~similar to YGR143W), whose amino-acid sequence is MSVRNLTNNRNSNSENSIGESENSFYSSNEQSRQSSSLEAADNKNIRVGGNPFLGSEEFEEDYNLPSEDDERRGANEYSSSSSINYNNDPNSDTSLLANEKKTPERNGRSMSDYKGYYAKNNLTSANNFNNHNNNYNNNIISSSNDNSFASHLQPPDRNLPSHPSSNNMSTFSNNSLIKSPPPFDRYPLVGTRHISMAQSQSQNLINEKKRANMTGSSSSAHDSSLSSTNLYMGEQDFSPFGGYPASFFPLTLDEKEDDDYIHNPNVEEEAKLDRRRFVDDFKHMDRRSFLGLVGILLLFMAGIFIFIVLPAITFSGVVYHHEHVHAANSAGSVSSNTTSKSLTEYQYPQLAAIRTALVDPDTPDTAKTREAKDGSKWELVFSDEFNAEGRTFYDGDDQFWTAPDIHYDATKDLEWYSPDAVTTTNGTLTLRMDAFKNHDLYYRSGMVQSWNKLCFTEGALEVSANLPNYGRVTGLWPGMWTMGNLGRPGYLASTQGVWPYSYEACDAGITPNQSSPDGISYLPGQKLSVCTCDNEDHPNQGVGRGAPEIDILEGEADTILGVGVASQSLQIAPFDIWYMPDYDFIEVYNFTTTTMNTYAGGPFQQAVSAISTLNITWYEFGEEAGYFQKYAIEYLNDDDDGYIRWFVGDNPTFTLYATSLHPSGNVDWRRISKEPMSAILNLGISNNWAYIDWQYIFFPVTMSIDYVRLYQPKGSTSITCDPDDYPTYDYIQSHLNAYHNANLTNWEQAGYTFPKNVLTGDCSSSKFSLS